In Antedon mediterranea chromosome 10, ecAntMedi1.1, whole genome shotgun sequence, one genomic interval encodes:
- the LOC140060128 gene encoding transmembrane protein 179B-like isoform X2: MDTVLLFVQAVLLAAAGFAGFAAAITIGISRNSFGGNCILYAETAWFNKTTLYFKDLGNNSACHFCVTLQVIASFYALIYCAYTGYILLKNSEFRFLVLPAIIVNCCLACCIFIQACVVSVGFRQFCKSVSSGDNDLDCSQGSDIDWNTKAKPDGYVQHDPFDVGKYYQFLTSGQNTSWLSVLFWVAILCSSIIRRCHDNKIDGGPRSEEEKPILQPI; the protein is encoded by the exons ATGGATACAgttttattatttgttcaaGCTGTTCTTTTAGCTGCAGCTGGGTTTGCTGGATTTGCGGCTGCTATAACAATAGGTATTTCAAGG AATAGCTTTGGTGGCAACTGTATCTTGTATGCTGAGACAGCCTGGTTTAATAAAACCACATTATATTTCAAAGACCTGGGCAATAATTCAGCTTGCCATTTCTGTGTCACTTTACAAGTTATTGCTTCTTTTTATGCACTTATATATTGTGCATACACTGGTTACATATTGTTAAAGAATTCAGAATT CCGATTTCTTGTACTACCAGCCATCATTGTCAACTGTTGCTTAGCCTGTTGTATATTTATTCAAGCCTGCGTTGTTAGTGTAGGTTTCAGGCAATTCTGTAAATCAGTGAGCAGTGGCGACAACGACTTAGA TTGTTCACAAGGTAGTGACATAGATTGGAACACAAAGGCTAAGCCTGATGGTTATGTACAACACGATCCTTTTGATGTTGGCAAATACTACCAGTTTCTCACCTCTGGACAG AACACTTCCTGGTTATCGGTCCTGTTTTGGGTAGCTATTCTGTGTAGCTCAATCATACGCCGTTGTcatgataataaaatagatGGAGGGCCGAGGTCAGAAGAGGAAAAACCAATTTTACAGCCTATTTAA
- the LOC140060128 gene encoding transmembrane protein 179B-like isoform X1, which produces MDTVLLFVQAVLLAAAGFAGFAAAITIGISRNSFGGNCILYAETAWFNKTTLYFKDLGNNSACHFCVTLQVIASFYALIYCAYTGYILLKNSEFRFLVLPAIIVNCCLACCIFIQACVVSVGFRQFCKSVSSGDNDLDCSQGSDIDWNTKAKPDGYVQHDPFDVGKYYQFLTSGQGASWASFLFWLAIAILTIVRRIRDTSSTTLDPNSDKAPITDVVI; this is translated from the exons ATGGATACAgttttattatttgttcaaGCTGTTCTTTTAGCTGCAGCTGGGTTTGCTGGATTTGCGGCTGCTATAACAATAGGTATTTCAAGG AATAGCTTTGGTGGCAACTGTATCTTGTATGCTGAGACAGCCTGGTTTAATAAAACCACATTATATTTCAAAGACCTGGGCAATAATTCAGCTTGCCATTTCTGTGTCACTTTACAAGTTATTGCTTCTTTTTATGCACTTATATATTGTGCATACACTGGTTACATATTGTTAAAGAATTCAGAATT CCGATTTCTTGTACTACCAGCCATCATTGTCAACTGTTGCTTAGCCTGTTGTATATTTATTCAAGCCTGCGTTGTTAGTGTAGGTTTCAGGCAATTCTGTAAATCAGTGAGCAGTGGCGACAACGACTTAGA TTGTTCACAAGGTAGTGACATAGATTGGAACACAAAGGCTAAGCCTGATGGTTATGTACAACACGATCCTTTTGATGTTGGCAAATACTACCAGTTTCTCACCTCTGGACAG GGTGCATCGTGGGCGTCCTTTTTATTTTGGTTAGCAATAGCAATCTTAACAATTGTTCGACGTATTAGAGATACATCTTCTACAACGTTGGATCCGAACTCTGATAAAGCGCCAATTACGGATGTTGTCATCTAG